AGTAAACACACTTGCGGCACAAACaaaactacgagatggcttgatcctcaaAAGAGGTACGTAGGTAGCTCGTTGAAACCCGGCGAGATCAGCTATTCTgctcaccaaaaaggggggggagTGGGTACGTATACTCGTATACATCCCACAAAAAGTCAAAAACCCTGCACttgtatttgaaattttcaaaaaaattttataatttttttttgtcgatcTATCGATTCTTAACTCATAAACATTCCGGAAAACGAAAATCGTATCCTcaaggaacgcgagacgtcacAGTTTCCCTGAAGATATCTAAAATCGTATCATCCATCAAAATAGTCCGTTCGCGACTTTAAACATTTCATCATAATAGTCTTTTCGCGACTTTAAACATCCATAAAAACAGTCCGTCCGcgactttaaaaacaaaatcaaacccgtcgattggccccgatgGGTAAACATAGAAACATTTCACTTAAACAAATTCGTAGTCAGATCTTTTTACAGATCctcttacatccgaccaggataccatagcgcgctattcAAGAAAACCGAAATTTCGTCTCGCACTTCgcaaaggaagtagctcgattcgtacacagacaaatcatataagccgataacacttcaCAGATTTTataacggtacgaatcaggttaaaatcacaaacaggcaaaacggaAGCCGATCAGTCATCGCATAGCCTTAAAagctgagagtaaacctaggtcttgccctaagccCAGCCTTGCTGGCACTTAACATCTCATGGACATAGTATCGAGATCCCAAAACAtgtctcttatcgcttacacCTAAGACACTcactaaaaagtagcatacggaccgaGCGACGAATTAAGAGTTAGAATACGAAGTGACTACTCGCATTCTACCCTCTACACTTGTCGAAAGTATAAATCagatcataaaacaaaattttcaaaaaatttacttcatatttataaaaagccGCAAAAGACGGTAGGGATTCGAAGCCAcaaacggccagtcccgaaatacaTAAAACTTACGCGACCTACTACGGTTGCGGCATAAATAGAtaaacggccacacttggccacGCAGATACAAAAATAAGGGAAATCGTTTTCCCGACACAATTAATAGAGGATAAAATCGTCCGACGACGAAGTTCCTAACTCCGTCGGATAAGTCGCCTCGACTTCGCCTCCATCCGCTTCAGTCGTGACCTCCACCGTATCGGGAGAAACCGGGATCGGCTCCCAGAGTCCCCAAATCCTCTCTTCGATGGGAGGTATAAGCGACTCGGCATGAGCGTTGTCCTTCATGCCACTCTGCATAAGGCTCAACTCCTCCTTGTAAACATAATCCCTCTGTTGAGTCCTCGAGAGAGTTCCAACCGATCcgcgacactcgcgaaaatcacccACCGCAATGTCGGCTGCCCGGAGATTGTGATACTCCTCTTGGAATCGCACCGCCCGACTCTGAATCTCGGTAGCAATCTCCCATTTGGCTTGCCTCCTCGCTCGGCGAATCTCCGTGGCATTGTCGGCGGCCGCCCTCAAATTCCGCTCCAAGGTTTCCACCTGGAGTCGCGCAAAGTCCTTCGCGTTCTTCTCCGCTTTGAAACACCAGATCCTCGCTTCTCTTTCGCTATCCACCAACGCCGAGCTGAGGTTGTTCATCGCCTGCGGAATTCGaaaaaagaatttttatttttacaaagataAAGATACGTTCGGATAAATTAAGGGTGCGAGAAGAAGGAAGGACCGACCCCGTTGACTATGCGAGAAGTCTCCGCGACTATTTCGGGCCTCTCCGTTTCGTCCATGACAGGAGGTGGGTTGGGATGGTCGAGAAGACCGGCAAAGAAGTCGTCAAAGTTTGGGATTGGTGCGTCGCTCGAGGCACTTCCATCGGCAAACCCGAGAATCGGATCCCATCCCGGAAGTTGAAAATCATCAACGGGGAAGTCATGATCCTCAACCTCGGTGCCTTTGTCTTTGGACGGCAACCCAGGCGATCTCTCAACCGGAACGCGCTCCGGAAGACGCTCAACGGGAGAGAAATCTATGTCGCCTTCCGCCTCGAAATTGGGGTGGACCAATCTGATCGCTTTCTGAACCCTCCTACGGGTGAAACTGGTCCACCAATGGTCGCTGCTCCTAAGCGCATCTCTCACCTCAATAATATCCCTAGGCCAGGGATGGTTCACACTAATGTGTGGCAGGGGATTCGGAACAGTCCGGAACATTGGGATGAACTCTTACTCGACGGACGCAGCATTGAGTCGAAcgtaaaagaaaaattgtttccAATGGTTAAAATTGGAAACAGGTCCTCTAACCACCAGCATCATGGTACGAGGAGTCAATCGTCAGGAGGCCGACTCCCGATTGTGTTGCACCCGTAAAAGTGCCTCAAAGTGATCGGCAGTGAGGGATAAGCCGCGCTCGTAACTTAGAATTACGAGACCAATGAGGATCTCGAAACTCGTAGGGCTCAGCTGGTTTAAAGAAACCTGGAAACGGTCCAGCACGCGGATGATAATCTCAGGAATCGGGAACCAAAGACGACAACGCGTCAATACGGTCTCATAGCACGTAAAATAGCCTTCCGGAGGATGGTCGGCGTCCTCTCCGCGCTTAGGAATCCGGAACTCGACTGCCTCCGGAACCCCGGCAAACTCTCGAAGCTTCTCGAGGAAAGTTTTGGTAGTCTTGCTCGGCATATTGGCCCCCACTCTCCGAGTTCGCGAGATCGGGAACTTTTCCTCCCCGGGAGCATTGATTTGATCGCTGCTCGCCTTCCAGTACGCATCGCACTCAGCTGCATTCGGAGGAAAATCGAACTCGACCTTCGGAACAATGAACTCCTCTTCCTGATTGCAATCGGGAGAAGGAGTCGTGGGAGTCTTCTTCTTAGAAGATTTCTTTCCGCCTCTAAACAACTTTAACATCTTTGTGAAGGATTCTCTATCtaaaaatttttttatttcttggaaGGATTCTTTCTCAAAGAAAGTCTTATGAAATATGGGTGAGTAAAAAAAATGAGACGAAAAAAGGCGATTGAAAAGGCGAAACAACAACGGTTACTTTTCCTGCAAATTCTCACCACAATCTTCGTGGTTGAAGTTAATTCTGATGACAGGGGTGGCAGTTTTCACAGATTGGTGCCCACGATGTCCAATATCTCCATAAAGGAAACCACTTTCCTTTGTGATGCAGCGGTTCAGAAGAAGTTACAGAGAAATAACTTCTATAAAGTCTGTTTGCAACGAACAGAACTTTATTCGTTTCTCTCTAATTATCTTGCAAATCTACTGTTCTTCTACTGGAGATTTAGGATTTCTCTGCGATTCATGGCAGACGGTATACGAAGAGCAATGCAAGATATCGATTTGGGTTTCAATAATGCTCCTTTTGTTCTCCCGGCCGAAGTAGTTCGGCAAGCGGCTGAGGAGAATAGCTTCATCCTCATTGGCAGACCAGTGATGCCAAGGCGTCAGAACCTTCGTGCGATTGTCGCTACAATGCCTCGTAATTGGGGTTTTGAAGGGATTGTTCGCGGTCGAGTCACTGAAGGAAGGAGATTTCAATTTGTGTTTCCCTCGGAGGAGGCTTTGGAGACTGTTCTTCGTAGAGGACCATGGGCCTATGCGGAGAGGATGCTGGTGTTACAGCGGTGGACGCCGTTGATGGATATGGAGTTACTCAACTTTATTCCTTTTTGGATACAAGATCGTGGGATCCCCTTCCAGTACATGAACCGTGAAGTCATTGTGAACATTGCAAGGCTCATGGGTCAGTACATCCAAATGGATTACAATGAGGAAgtgggaggaagacaagagTTTGTGAGGATCAGACTCAACTGGAATGTTGCGCATCCTGTTTGCTTCCAACAACATTTCCGATTCACACTGGGCGTTAACACTCTCCTTCGGTTCAGATTTGAGCGATTGAGAGGTTTCTGCGAGGAATGTGGCATGCTCACTCATGATTCAGGAGCGTGTATCATCAACAATGGGGGCATGGAGCAAGGtggaggtgatgatgatggcGACAATGATCAGGATGATGATGCGCCAGCACCAAATCACGGTGTGATTATTGAGGAAATTCACGAAGAGGAGGCAATGGAAGAGGAAGTTGTGGCTGATCCAGTTCAAAAAGAGTATGGGAACACAGAGGTTATGGAGACAGAGGCAGATGATGAAGAATTATGAGTGGTAATGCTAATCCTACAATGTTTGCTGAGGAAAACAACAATGAGGAGATGTATAATCCCATTGATCCTTTTGGGATCCGTCGAGAGGAAGAGGCAGGAGCTAAAAGGAAGGATTGGTTGCGTGATGCTGATGATAAGGTTGCAAGATTTGAGTGTCAGGCAAGAGGCAAATCAAGTGGAACTACGGGTGTTAAGAGACAGAGAAGCAATGTGAGTCTGCTTCGAGGGGTTGAAAGCAATGAGCCGGTTGACAATGTGGATAATCTGAGAGGCGCGGTGGGCCCAGAACCACCTCTACCGCCATGAGGACACTTGCTTGGAACTGTCGAGGTCTGGGCATTGACTCGACAGTTCGACGCCTCAAAGAGATAAATAGGAAATATCTCTTGGACATCATATGCCTGTCTGAAACGAAACAACAAGATGACTACATCCGAGACATTGGAGCTCAACTTGGTCTTTTCCCTTCTGTTATTGTAACGCCtcagggtactggtggtgggtTGGTTATTTTCACTAGGCAGCATGTACATCTTTCTGTTCTTTGTCAGTCTTCTAATCTTATCGATtgtaatgttcagttaaatggATTTCAGTTTAATTATTCCTTTGTGTATGGACATCCTAATCCTTCATTGCGACATTACACATGGGAGAAACTAGAAAGACTGAGCCTTAACAGAAGGAATCAACCGTGGTTCATACGtggagattttaatgaaatcttGGGAAATCATGAGAAGAGTGGTGGTAGGATCAGACCTGAAGTCTCTTTTCAGAATTTTCGACAGATGATTAGAGTTTGTGATTTCACAGATATTAAAACTGTGGGTAATCGTTTCTCTTGGGCTGGAAAAAGAGGAACACATTTAGTACAATGTTGTTTAGATCGTGGGATGGCTAACAGTCGATGGATGGATTTGTTTCCTGCTTCAGTAACTGAATTTTGGAGATAGGTGACTCTGACCATCGCCCTTTAGTGACTTTCATTTCTGCAGAACAAGAAGTGCCTCGTCGTTTCTTCAGGTTTGACAGCAGAATGGTCAGTAAAGAAGGATTTCAGGAATCTGTTAAAAGAGGATGGAAAGGAATGGGACAGACTCAATTACTACAGATTCCATTAGTACACCGTTTAAGTAGATGCAGAAAGGAAATCTCTGTTTGGAAACAACACAACAGAAATAATGCGGCTGAAAAAATAGAGCTCTTTAGGAGACAGCTAGATCAAGCAGTGGTATCCCCAAGTAGTACTACACAAGAACAGAATGAAATCAAAAACAACTTACAACAAGCTTATTTGGAAGAAGAAATCTATTGGAAGCAGAAAAGCAGAGTTATGTGGTTAAGATCGGGTGACAGAAATACAAGTTATTTTCATGCTGTTACTAAGGCAAAGAGAATACGTAATACTCTTTCTACAATACAAGATGACAATGGAGTTGTTCATAGAGGTCAAAAAGAAATCTCCAATGTTGCGACAACATACTTTCACAAGTTATATAGATCTTCTCCAACGGATCAATGCCTCTATGACAGTATTTTTCAAGGTTTTGGAAAACGAGTAACGGATGCAATGAA
The sequence above is drawn from the Raphanus sativus cultivar WK10039 chromosome 7, ASM80110v3, whole genome shotgun sequence genome and encodes:
- the LOC108831158 gene encoding uncharacterized protein LOC108831158, coding for MRRKKAIEKAKQQRLLFLQILTTIFVVEVNSDDRGGSFHRLVPTMSNISIKETTFLCDAAVQKKLQRNNFYKVCLQRTELYSFLSNYLANLLFFYWRFRISLRFMADGIRRAMQDIDLGFNNAPFVLPAEVVRQAAEENSFILIGRPVMPRRQNLRAIVATMPRNWGFEGIVRGRVTEGRRFQFVFPSEEALETVLRRGPWAYAERMLVLQRWTPLMDMELLNFIPFWIQDRGIPFQYMNREVIVNIARLMGQYIQMDYNEEVGGRQEFVRIRLNWNVAHPVCFQQHFRFTLGVNTLLRFRFERLRGFCEECGMLTHDSGACIINNGGMEQGGGDDDGDNDQDDDAPAPNHGVIIEEIHEEEAMEEEVVADPVQKEYGNTEVMETEADDEEL